The genomic stretch cctggtttattattatattacctTTTAGATTTTAGAATCTCTATATACATGACATCTGTGCTTCAATTGactgcaaatgtttttattcattacacaAAATAATATCTGTAACACTTTTCCCCCTTGGAAATGACTAAagtttacacatttacatttacggtatttggcagacgccctgaTCTTGAGCGACTTACATGTTCCTCattcatataactgagcagctatggagttaagggcctttctcaggggcccaggagtggcagcttggtatggctgggatttgaactcatgaccttcagagccaaaatccaatgctttaaccactgagatacaaCTTCCTGTGTACTCTATTTGAGTATTGATTATGTAAACTTGTGTATATCTGCAGCAGCAGTGTATGTACGTATTagagatgtgcatctccattaACTGAGGACGATGCGATTCGATACGAATGCGAAtctgtgaatcttaccatccctactgtgtACAAATACTGCATCTGATCCACAATACCCAGAATCCTGTGCAGCTCTAGACAGAAGTTTTTGCAGCCGCAGGTGAAACTTCTTTACGTTGTACTAATTAGGTAATAGGAACGCCTCGGATACCCAAGTCGagctaaataaataagaaacgtCTGCCCCGTAGAACTGCCATATCCTGTACATGTGGTACCTCTGGATCTTGTAAAGTGACCCTTCACCTCGAATGCTCAGAAGTAATTCAGACACGGGGCGGTGCTTGCGAATTTACGTTTCCTCTGAAACGTCATACTTgcacatttgttttctttgtaacacagaaatttccccactatAGGActaataaaggtatatcttatcttatcttaattcTCAACCTTTtatccagtaaaaaaaacagtttcaaGCTTGAGAGCTTGTTGTACTCACCTCTCCAGCAGATGCTGAGCCTTTCATGTTGAGCCTCCTCCGTTCCCTGGCTTCCATGCTCCTCTCGGCCCAGTCATAGCGGATATTTGGGCGTGTGTTATCAGTTTGGAGGTCCTCTCGGCAGCGCCGGCCAGCAGCTGGCTCTTGACTCGGGTCGCTTTTCTCAGCGTGAAGTCTGTGCACTCGTCCGTGTCGGGCTCACGCTGAGGGAAACTGGGCTTGGACCGAGGAGTCTCTGTCTCACCAGGAGCTCTGACGGACCGTTAGCTGTGAAGTGGTGGTACCCGTTCTCTGAGGTTTATCAGAAAACAAGTTGTTTATTGACCTTATTTTTTAGACCAAATTCATTTAGTTTGTCAAAAATAATGGGGAAAAATATTAGTAATTTGATTCTTTCCTTCATCCTAAAACAATGAAGAATGAAACACATCCTGTTACACCATAAACGATATCATATCAAAAAAATCATCCCCTTGAAGCATCCAGGTATTACCTCTACTGTTCTCACAAACCAGGACAAGGTTCTACTGAGGAGCAGATGCCTGGACACAGCAGATGCAGGATGGATCTTTTTTCTTTAGTCCCAATGGAGCACAAGGCTTATTTTAAAGACCTAGGCCCAGTTATGGTCAGGGCAGGACGTCCAATATGTCTTCTTTTATATCATTTCAGCcagataataaatgtttttcatgagctttttgaacacacacatttcttgctcttataataaactcccactcttctgggaagatgtttcactagatttttggggatttttttgtgagatttcattccaTCACACGGGTGtaggtaaagtcaggtgctgatgtaggaggcctggggtgcactcagtgtCAAAGATTCAGCCCAATAGGGTTGGACCTACAACCCATTATGAATATTAAGcagattttcatggagctggagtaTTGttctagaacaggtttgggtcttgaTGACACGaaagggaaatttcatgctaccgcaaATAAAGACATCCAATATAATGGTGTACCTCCatttttggagaagaaccacatttgggtGGAAACGTTGGGTGTCCCCACACAATTTCGCCATTACAGTGTACTGATGTAAAAACCAGGTGAGCTGGGATTGAGGTACCTGACACCTACCTACAGGTAGTGAGTTGTGCACCGTGGTGTCTGTGTCCTGCTCGGCGTTGACCGGTGCTCTCTGAGGAGGACAGCTGCGGGTCTGAGGACTTCACCACTTCTCTGATCTTAGGACTGGATCTTCCGCTGGAGTCCGAGCCTTTGTCCCAGCCGTCCCCAAACAGCGGCCGGTGTGTGTCCTGGTAGCATTTGAAGAACGTCTTCCATTTGTGCTTGCGGAACCTCTTCATGTATCTGTGTGGATCTTCTTCATGGTCACGTCCCTGGGACTCGTCATTATCGAGCTGCGCAGTTACAGGGAAGGAGGGAACAGGTAAAGGTGAGCTCATGGAGAGGATATAATTTGACACCGCCTCCTGTTGGACCCATGCACTCTccatcaattatttatttattaccttcTACATAATGCATCTACCACCCAcagtttagattagattagattagattcaactttattgtcatttcacatttataagTACAAGGCTACGAAACACTTTGTGAAGTACACATGAATGcatcctttatttattattaggttAGGAATAATACAAATTTTCACTGATTTGATCTCCTTGGAGAACATGTGAAGAACCTGCAGAGTGCTGGATGTGTTTTCATTTCTGCAACACCTGTGCCGAGGATCTAAACAATTCAACTCTTACCTGTCTGTCTCCAAGATCCGTGATgaagataaaaacacacagctccacatcacatcatcatcttcatcttgaGGATTCCTGCAAGGAGCAGGTTGAAGGAGCAGGGTAGGAAAACCAGGTCAGGGGTATTTACAGCCCCATCTACGGAGGCTGCGGCAGGAGCAGCAGATGCTGGAGGAGGAGGGACATGTCGCTCCTTAGGTGTAATTACTGGCTGTGTAACGAACAGCACAACATCCAACACTGCACAGTAATAAGACAATtagcttggaaaaaaaaatgtccggGAGTCTGTTCTTTATGCAAATACGAACCTACAATCCagcttttgtattaatattccAATGCcatacaattaattaatttattgatcttttaaaatactttttcttaTCCTATATTGTGTCCCAGGCAGAGGTGTAAAgtaaccaattacatttactcgcGTTACTGTAATTTAGTCAAGTTTTTTAGTGcacttctactttttaaatctgtaaatttacttttacttaagaaattttagtttaaaatgttgtacttaactacattttaaatcatatccgttactgagtaaaaaaatactcccgctggagagaaggagaatgaaagtcagtaagagtgagacagattacatgtgtgtgaatgagagggagggcagtggagtggtgcagttgcagggagaagaggtggaggagttcaggtacctggtaacagtgtaaagtaatggagagtgtgttagagaagtaaagaaaagagtgcaggcagggtggagtgggtggagaagagtgatagcaggagtgatttgtgatagtaaaGTATCTTCAAgcatgaaagggaaagtttataggactgtggtgagacctgagatgttgtatggattagagacagtggcattgagtaaaagacaggaggtggagctggaggtagcagagctgaagatgttaaggttttcgttgggaatgACGGCGATGGAAacaattagaaattagtttatatgagggacagcgcatgtagaacgttttggagacaaggtgagggaggcgagattgagatggtttgagcatgttcagaggagggacatggggtatatcagtaggagaatgctgaggatggagccaccaggaagcaggaaaagaggaagaccaaggaggaggtttatgaatgtggtgggggaagacatgcaggtagttggtttgaaagaggcagatgtagaggataggggtgtatggagacggatgatccgctgtggcgagaATCCTCTGTGCTCCCTAATCGGAGCAGccaaaggaagaagaagattttttaATCCCtgtaactttacttgtacttcagtcaaattttattgaaataacaataatatgaGTCGGCTTATAAAGGACATCTTCGGACTGTGGTGAGGAAACCAGAGTACCTGGAGGAAACCCAGTGTGCTTCTATTAATTCtattatttgccttcaaatgaacttaagtatccaaagttctatgatttattataactataatgttcataatcatttttatcacaagactcttcacttaatcaacccagtttatgtgaaaagactcgaatgtgactctcagcacactgatctattaatagaatgataatgactcaaacactgaatgatttctattacaattatcataaaCCCCAAACTTTTTCAACTACTTGGATTCTGGAgattcttcatcatttatttctctctaaatgttctgtttgctgttgaactgatgctgaactgtatgttggtgatcagtagatacaccaattAAAAATCtgaacaagtttaaaacagagcatgtGCTCAACCCTGATTGGTCACCCTGATTGGTGAGCAGTTCTtcatgatgataataatgatgataattgatattattaatataagtatacagtaagtagaaaaaaaaagcacccacAAGAACGAgcaggtttaaaaataaatctgtttttattttgtattattctgCGGGTCAttgggaaagaaaaataaacggACAGAAGTAGAAAACAGCCCGAGGCGATCAGTCGTTTGAAAGGGGCCCTTTTGCATTGGTGAAGAATCATCTAAGCCTTTGTTGTGGCCCATCCAACTCACATGACGTCACATGTCATAATTTAATGACGCTGACCATTGGTTCcagaatccttttttttttttttttttggcaggagCATGATTCCTTCccaataaaaactaaattacaTTCTCCAGTAAAATAATCCCTGCACAACAAAGTGAAGGTGATTCCTTGTCTTTACCCCGTACATTTCCTAGATACTGATGTGCTTGTAAACTAGGAGGAAGGAAGCAGCGGTTGGGAAATAACAACAGCTTGATAACTCGTGACAGGGAATTCCTGAGCCTGGTCCCAGTAGAGGACTGGAGCTTAGAAGCATTTGCGGTGGACGATGCTAGGACCTGCTTCGACGTACTCCTGCTTGGTGATCCACATCTGCTGGAAGGTAGACAGGGAAGCCAGGATGGAGCCGCCGATCCAGACAGAGTACTTACACTCAGGTGGGGCGATGATCTGAAAGGAGTAGGAAATTGGAATGAGTGACATGCACATGGCTGTAGTCGAGTTTTCTGCCTTGCTGCATGTGCAGTGAATCATAAATACTTCAGACCTTTAAAtggcctaatattgtgttggagATCCTCTGAACCAGTCGTCTAGCtttcacaatttgtcaaacttttTCAAaaccttacgcttgcccatttttcctgcttttaaacaCGCCAACTTTGAGtacaaaatattcacttgctgcctaataaatccaacccactaacaggtgccatgatgaagagataatcagtgatatTCACTTTACTGCTCATAATAATAGAATGGTATTGGGGAAACCATCtggtttcatgtttttattgtttgtttttaattgggACAATAGGTGTCACTCTAACCTAACTGGGTTCATGTAATATAGGTAGGAACGCTCATGTGGGTACCAGGTGTTGCTTGATGGAGGGGGAGCACACATAGCTTTTTGACCGCTTTAAAGAGTTTACTGAACGTGTGTTACATTGGGTAACCTCGGCACctattgtgttttttgtaaCTTATTTGTGGATATATGTTCTTTATGGATTATTGCAACAATATGGTGAGAATAAAGAATCAATCATGAATAAATCCGAACTTCTCTTCGTATGTATGGACAACAAATGCGTGTCAATAAAGTGCCCAGTCTAGCAATCACCGCGggctttaaataaagaaaatctaaaatcttATGCTTCAGGTTACCGATACAGTGGATTATAGTTTAGGCTACTGCCGCCTTTGTTTAAATTACGCTGAGGACGTCGCATTGGATTGTAGCTGAAGTATTGCGCAACTGGACGGCGTGTTTGTTCATCGAGCTCGATAAAGCCGTGGACAGCGGGAGGACGGCACTCACAGTGGAGTCAACACTCACGTTTCCATGAATACAAAGGCCATCTACTAGCAGCACAGTTGAAAAATCAACACTGCACTTCGAAAGCCGACAGAAATTCACGGCAGCCAACGCGAGGTATGTAGCGCTACTATATTAAATGGCTattcaggtttatttatttgtttgtgtgcacacattgtggggcaaaaaaaaataaaatgcattggtGATAGTCGGGTTGGGGTGGACTATTAAACTTTACGTTGCTAACGTTACTGTGTATTGCGGACTTTTTGAACTTTTGCGGACATTCTAACGAGTTATGGAGATGCATGAAGCTGCAGACAAGCCCTCTGGGCCGCCAACTGTTCTCAAAAGTGTTGTAAATGGCGCTGATGCGCAAAGTGACAAAGACAAACGTTATAAAATTAACTGCTAAAGCTTTTGCTGAAGAGTTGGAACGATTGCAAAAGGATAGGAaggataaattaaataaagcaaGTAACTTGAAATTAGAAATGAAGGAGCTCATACAAAAGGGAGAGAAATCACAGGttcattgtgtttttaataatctGCTTAAGTTATGTGATGAAGCTAAAGGTGTTCATGCTTCTGTAATGAAAATGTTACCAGAGGTCGAAAAAGAGAAACATGATGTGTGGTTCAAAGCAAAAATTTTAAACAATGATGAATTTATTTCTAAGATGCAATTATGGCTTTCAAGTGTTGAACAAACTGCTCTTGATGGTTGTGAACAAAATGTTATCAATGTTACTGATGTCAATATTATTGATGATGGTATTAACCCAGAGGATAGCATTTCAAATGTAGTGTGCGTGGCAGCACATTACACCACTTCCTCTGCAAGAATTCAAGCAGAGGCAGACAAGGCAGCGCTGCTTGCCCGTATGGCAGCGTTACAAGAAAGCATTCATTGGAGGAGCAAGAGCAGCAAATAAGGAGAAAAAAGGAACAACAGGAATTAGAAACCATGCTCGTGGAGTCTTCAGCTAAGCTGGCGGTGCTACAGGCTTCTGACAGCCATTCGTAGGTATCCAATGCAATGAATTCTTATTTGGAGAGAGAATCTACAAACAGTTTGAAGCCATTAGCAAAGGAGTTCAATGTCATACCTCAGAGTAAACTCCAGCAGCAGTTTGTACTGCCAGCTAATAACCCATTATCAATTATAAGGACGCCACAGGGAGTTAATCAACACCTCGTAACTAGACCCAAAGAGTGGACATCTCCAAAAAGACAAAGCCATAGTATACTGGAAAGGGAAGCATTAATGCTGACTCGGGAACTTAATATTCAACCAACAGACCTGAGGCAGTCGGAAGACCTCCTTACAGTTATGCAAAGTCAGTTATGAAATCACATCAGCCCTTGTCCAACAACAATGCTTATCATAATTCCTTTATTTGATGAAGTACATGCAGGAATTGGATATGCCAAGTAACATCAGGGCAATCGTTGGGAAGTTGCCATTCAAGCtcagagactgatggagaacCCTCTCATTTGACATATCTGACACAACCGAACGTAGAGCCTCATTTGTAGATCTGGTGAAATTGATAGAAAGACATGTCAGAATAATATCCGTTCCCCTGTATGGCGACATTAGTGACTTAGCATCTGGAATAACTGGATCTAAGGTCGTTAATAGGCCAAAGTTACATCAAGGAAATAGAATTAAAGGAAACAGCTTTGCTACAACTACTGCATCTATtgaatcaataaaaaatgataGAGAATGGAGGAATGTGCCGCAAGAACATGATTCACTAGTGATTCAAGGTTGTGTATATTGTGCTCAAGGTCACTCTTTGGAACATTGTCAACAGTTTGAACAAATGAGACACAAAGACAAGTTAAGCCTCCTCAAGGATAAAGAACTTTGCTTTGGCTGCTTACGCTCTGGGCACAGGAGTCGGAACTGTGAACGGCGCTTGATTTGTAGTACTTGTGGGCAAAGACATCCGACTTCATTTCACATCAATAGGAGAGAGACTGCCAATGTGTCTATTGAGACTTTTAATGAATCAGGGGCCCAAGCGGCAACAGCATCTCCGAAAACATGTGGTCAGACAGGCGCCGGAGGAGATCGTATGCATTCCTTGATCCCGGAAGCTCAGCCACGTTTTGCTCAGAGCAGTTTATGCGAAGGCTTAATCTTGCAGGGAGATGAACACATTTTCTCCTACAAACCATGGGTCACGAAAGAATGGCACCAGCCTACTCAGTTTCAGGCTTGGAGGTCTCTGGGATTGATGAACACCTCTTTTATAGGCTTCCAGAAACCCTTACACAAGGTAAAATGCCTGTAAATGCAGACAATATATTGACTGAGGGAGATTTGGCAAAGTGGCCATACCTAGCAAAGATTAAAATCCCTAGCATAAAGGCTAATGTGGACCTGTTGATTGGAGGCAATGCACCCAAAATGCTGGAGCCCTGGGAGGTTGTTAACAGCAGTGGAGATAGGCCGTACGCCATGAGGATAGCATTAGGCTGGGTTATTAACGGCCCATTGCAAGGAAACAACAGTTCCGGTGCAGAGTGTATGACAGCCATGGTCAACAGGATTTCTGTGTGCAATTTGGAAGAAATGCTAAATAACCAGTATAACCATGACTTTAACAAGAGCGCTACAGAGGAAAAAGGGCTATCAAGAGAAGACATTAAATTCATGGAAATTATGGAAAGGTCTTTAATTCTTGAGCACGGTCACTATTGCCTGAAATTGCTCTTTAGGAAGAAAGAATTGTCTCTGCCCAACAACTTCTCTGTTGCAAAGCAAAGGGTACTTGGTTTAAGGAGGAAATTCCTGAAAAATGAACTCTTCTTTAAGGAATATAGTTCATCTATCAGTGAGATGGTTGACAAAGGATACGCAGAGGAGGTACCTACCCATCAACTGAGTGGTGGGTAATGTGTGGTTATATCCCTCACCATGGGGTACACCACCCAAGGAAGAAAACTATACGAGTGGTGTTTGACTGTGCTGCAACGTTTAAGGGAACCTCTCTGAACCGAGAGCTTTTGCAAGGCCCTAATCTCAATAGTACATTGTTAGGAGTCCTCCTGAGATTTAGACAAAAACCAGTGGCAATCATGGGTGACATACAAACCATGTTTCATCAAGTCAAGGTCACAAAGGAGGATCGAGACTTCCTGCGCTTTTTGTGATGGCCAAAGGGAGATTTGACCAAACAGATAACTGAGTTTCGTATAACTGTTCATTTGTTCGGTGCTGGGTCATCCCCGAGTTGTGCCATCTATGCTCTAAGAAGAACAGCTGATGATAACCAGGCCGACTTTCCAGCAGAGGTGATCCAGACAGTTAAAGAAAACTTTTACGTGGATGACTGCTTAAAGAGTATGGCATCCGAGGAGGAGGCCATACTTAAGGTCGAACATCTTACTGCCCTCTGCCAGAGAGGAGGGTTTACTCTAACAAAATGGACCAGCAACAATGTACTGTATTACAAACTTTGCCCGAGGAACATAGAGCAAAGGATCCGAAGGAACTAAATCTAGATATGGATAAACTTCCTCTCAAGCGAGCTCTGGGCCTACATAGGTGTGCAGAGACGGGTTCATTCAATTTTAAAATGGAAATCCATCAAGCATCTTGCACCAGACGTGGAATGTTATCAGTGTCCAGTTAAGTGTATGACCCGCTTGGCTTTCTTGCACCTGTTCTTTTGCCTGCTAAGATCATGTTGCAGGCTCTTGATGGGCAAAGCTAGAGTTACGCCTTTAAAGGTGATTACCATTCCTCGCTTGGAGATCACTGCTGCTGTAATTGCTGTTCGTATCGACTTGATGCTTAGAACCGAGTTGCGGATTCCACTGCAAGAATAAGTCTTTTAGACGGATAGTATGTCCGCGCTTAAATACATAAAGAACGAAGAAAAGCGTTTCCATACATTTGTGGCAAATAGGGTCTCCACTATAAGAGAAGCATCAAAACCATCACAGTGGCGATACATTAGTTCCAAGGAAAACCCAGCAGATGATGCATCTAGAGGATTAGGGATTGGAGACTTCATTGGAAACAACAGGAGAATAAAGAATTAGCAGTCCAGGGTTTCCTTGTAAACCAGAAGAGGACTAGCCTCTTCTGGAGGAGACTCTTCTCTTCTGGAGGAGACTAAAGATAGCAGTAGCTTGGTTCCTTAAGTTAAAACAGATACTTCGGAACAAGAGTTACAGAAGGAGGGCATTTGAGGCTTCTAATACACAAAGGCAGTGTGAGATGTCAGAAAGAAAATCCCTGTCAGTAGATGATTCTGTGTGAGGCTGAACTTGCTATAATTCAATACTGACAACAGCAAAGATTTAGCGAAGAAATTGGCAAAATGTCATCAGAGAATGGTGCCGTGAGCAGAGAGAGCATCCTCTACAAGTTGGATCCACGCTTGGATGGCCACCTCCTGAGAGTAGGAGGGCGGCTGACAAAGGGTGCGTTGCCAGAGGAAACTAAACATCCACTGATTCTATCCAAAGACCAGCATGTAGCTACACTCATTTTGAAGCACATCCTCCAACAACTTGGCCACAGTGGCCGCAGTCATGTATTGTCCACATTGAGGAGGCGGTACTGGATTACTGGTGCTAATACAGCTGTGAGGAAAATCATAACAGAATGTTGTTTCTGTAGAAGACACAATGCTAAAATGATGGAACAGAAAATGGCAGATGTGCCAAAGGAAAAAATCTTTCCAAATCATCCACCATTTACCAACGTGGGGGTCGACTACTTTGGACCGATAGACGTGAAAAGAGGACGTGGTACAGTCAAGCGCTACGGTGTGATTTTTACCTGTTTGTCCAACTTTATAGGAACAGAGAGAGAACTAAGGGAATCACTGTTAGGTTTAAATCAGGCACGGATCATAGGAATGCTACGACAGAGGGGAATCAAGTGGAGCTTCAATCCTCCAGCAGGGTCACATTTTGGTGGTGTTTGGGAGCGCGTGATCCGCATGGTGAGGAGAATCCTCAGTGCAGTGCTTCGACAGCAAAGGCTGGACGATGATGGTCTTCATACGGTCATGTGTGAGGCTGAAGCCATCTTAAACGATCGACCCATCACCAAACTGTCTGACGATCCAAATGATCTCAAACCCCTAACTCTTAACCATATTTTGCTCATGAAAGGAAATCCATCTCTACCTCCTGGACTGTTTCAGCAACACGATCTGTACAGCAGACGGAGGTGGAAACAGGTCCAGTATATCTCTGATCTCTTTTGGAAGAGATGG from Silurus meridionalis isolate SWU-2019-XX chromosome 24, ASM1480568v1, whole genome shotgun sequence encodes the following:
- the LOC124378410 gene encoding uncharacterized protein LOC124378410, with product MSSENGAVSRESILYKLDPRLDGHLLRVGGRLTKGALPEETKHPLILSKDQHVATLILKHILQQLGHSGRSHVLSTLRRRYWITGANTAVRKIITECCFCRRHNAKMMEQKMADVPKEKIFPNHPPFTNVGVDYFGPIDVKRGRGTVKRYGVIFTCLSNFIGTERELRESLLGLNQARIIGMLRQRGIKWSFNPPAGSHFGGVWERVIRMVRRILSAVLRQQRLDDDGLHTVMCEAEAILNDRPITKLSDDPNDLKPLTLNHILLMKGNPSLPPGLFQQHDLYSRRRWKQVQYISDLFWKRWIREYLPSLQERQKWFLATWKSLRGLL